The sequence tcatattggattagggtggGTTCTAACCCCCAAAACTGGTAcgtcacagggagagggagattggaaaacacagagagagagagagagagagagagagagagagagacagggaagagggTCATGTGAACATGGAGGAAGGAATTGGAATAGCTATAAGCCAAGGCACACCAAGGACTGTCAGGAGCCACCAGAATCTAGCAAGAACAGGGCACATTGCTGACAGCTTGATTTCTGAGCACTTCTGGCTTCCAGGACCATGAGAGAATACATATCTGCTATTTTAAGCCCCCCAGTTTGTCATAATTTAAGGAAACTCTGGAAAACTTAACACGGTGGGCATAAGGCCTAGTTAAGGCCAGAAGATCTAAGGGCAATTCTCTTGGGTCATTGATTTGATAACTTCCCCTGAAAAATTCCTCCAAAGATTCATAGTTTCCTTGAAAGACTCCTTAGGGCTGGTTGACAAGTACTATTGATTCTCCCCGTTCCAGATACCTTAGAAAGGTGACACTTGTCTGTCCCTCATGTAGGCATGTCATGTGAACGGAGTGGTGCCTGTCACTTCTGGGGTAACTTTCCAAGCCCATGGGCCATTTGACCCACTCTTGTGCTTTGAGGATGTGCCTGTGATGCTTGCGATGGGGGTTGCTTGGTCTGATATGCCCCAGAGTGACAGCTGATTTGCTGGGAACCCCAGAAATCCATCCAGAGGTCTTAATAGGTGTGTAGGTCAGACTTTTGTCAGTCCTTTCTTATAGTTTGTCAAACACAGCCAGTAGCAGCCAGCAACCAGAACAGACAATGCTGATATTGTCTTTCCAGCATCTTCTCCTGGAGCAATTTCATTAGCTATGTTATCTGTTGGGTACagttttatcaaatatttgtcacttcctttttaaaaaaaatttatttatttatttgaaagagagagtgcacatgcacaagcaaggggaggggcagagggagaagcagactccctcctgagaaaggagcctgactcagggctctatctcaggaccctgagatcatgactggagtccaaagcagttgcttaactgactgagctgcctggGTGCCCATTTGCCACTTACTGACATGAACTCCCTTCTGTTTGGTTTTGGTAAACAGCATCCTCACAGTCCCTCCCAATTTCCCAATTCCTAAGccagtgcacttttttttttttttttccatttcagcagCAACATTCTTCCAGTAGCTTCTAGGATAGACTAGGTTATACTTGGGTAACAAACAACACTCCAAAAAATCCTGGTGGCTTCTaacaacaaagattttttttttcctcactcaaGCTGCATACACTTAGTAACATGTTTTTAGCTTATAAGTCTTTGAATCCAGAGGAACCATGCCCGACTTGATGGAGAGACCACTGTACAACCTCCACTAGTCTTGGCCTGATTTTGTGACAGTATGGAAATTTGGTTGCCTCCTTTGAGGAATGGAGAGTGTATTTTTGCCTGtggaagagagagtgagacaaaTATTTGGCTAGATTTAGTAATCACTAGTGGGCGAAAGGGGCAGGTTTACTAGTCACTGGTGTTACTCACAGATTATTTTGGGTATTGGCTTTCTGGGTACTTTCCTTCTCCCACAGAGTCAGGAGTGAACTGCATTGGCCAACAGATCATGAGTGGAAGGTACATGTGTCCTTTCCAACTGGCAGCTTTAGGAACCTGTGCAGGCACACAGTGGGAGCTCTTCTGTCTATTGGGATCTGAAGTGAGGGAACATGGAATAGAAACCTCATGTGGCATGAATATGAAATAAACTCTTACCTTTATAAACCCTAAGGTTGAGGGGGTGGTTTGTGACCACGGCATGCCTGGAATAGCTTTGGGGTTGTTTCTTACTACTATCCTATCCTGACTATCATATGCTGCTTAGAGCTGCAGTATCCATCTTATGACTGAGAGcagacaagtttaaaaaaaaaattaaaagtaaagataACACATGGAGAAAGGATAGAacagaaggatggaaagaaaacatGGTCCCTGGGTAGAGCTACTGAACCAGACCTTGGCACTGTCCTACCTCCAGGCTTCCCATTATAGTAGCAAACAATGCCTTTATTCATCACATCTGGTGGGGTGTTGTTCCCTGTGGCTGCACAGGTGGCGTGGTGGACAGAATAAAGGCCCACCAAAGATGTTCATGTCCTAATCCCCACGACCTGTGTGCTATCTCATGTGCGAAAAAGGGATGTTGTGATTGAATTacggatttattttttttaagattatttatttatttgacagacagagatcacaagtaggcagagaggcaggcagagagagagagaggaggaagcaggcttccggcagagcagagagcccgatgtggggctcgatcccaggaccctgggatcatgacctgagccgaaggcagaggctttaacccactgagccacccaggcgcccctggattttttGAGATAgcgattatcctagattatctgggTGGCCCCAAAGTCATCAGGAGAGTCCTTCTAGGAGGCAGGCAAGAAGGTCAAGATCAGAAGAAGGGAATGAGCTATAAAAAGAGAGATTGTTGTGATGCACTTTGAagatgggagaaggaaggggtcaGGACCCAACAAATGCAGGTAGATTCTAGAAgttagaaaagagaaggaaagagtccccattccccccacccccaccatggggCCTCACTGAGTCTTCTGCTAATACCTTGATTTCAGTCCTGTAAGATCCATGTttgacttctgacctccagaacatttgtgttgtcttcagccACTCAGTTTGTAGTAATTTGCCACACAGGCCCCAGGAAACTGATAGACGTGACCTCCACTCACCTAAAGACAGCGGACAGAATCAAACCCAAGTGTTTCACCACACTCCCAGCGGTCACCTCCCTGGCAGTGTGGTCTTTGCAAGGGAAGAGCTGacatttcctttgtatttaaaaGGAGAATCAATAAAATACATGAGAGTTCCCCAGAAGAAAGGGATGAACAATCACCACGGAGGCCTCAACTCATTTCCTACTGCCCACAACAACACGAGGAGGGTCCTGGGAGAGTTTAGATTTCGTGTTCATTCTCTTGCTCCGTCTACATCTCCCAGCTTCTCTGTACTGCAGCACCTGCTGGCCGTGGCCACCCCCAGATCACAGTCATATTAAAGTTTGCTGTAATGCCCTGTTTGGGCACAAAAGGGATTTGAGCCCAGCTGCAGCTGAGTTGGGATCAGAGCTGGACCAGACCTGCTTGGATCTGGGGTTCCAGGCTAAGAGGCTGGCATACAAGATCGGCAGAGTAAAATGTCCCCTCTCTGAGCCACCAGGACCTCCCATGACCGCATGCACCTGACCAGCTCCCTCTTTACAGTTCTGACACTTGGCTTCTTGCGTGCCCACAGACTAGATGGACAACTGAGTAGAGGGCACGAGTAGTAGAAACTCAAGTCCGTAGACTTTGAGCTTCCTGGGGAGGGCGAGAGGAGAATACTGTAGCAGCCCCGACTTCCTGGACAGCTCGTCCCGGTCCCCGGGCCTAGAGAGCAACGTCAGGGGACCGCAGCCTGGGTGGGgtaaggatgggggagggggagggaggaggcaagtCCCCGCGGCGCGCATAAGAGGGCGTGCGCTCCCGCTCTCGGGCCCCACGTGCGagcagctgggaggaggggccgagggaaGCTGGGAAGCTGGACCCCAGGGCTGGGTGGCAAAGCCAGAAGCCGGGAAGGCGCGATGGAGCCGGCTTCGCCTTCGGGAACCGGGGACACGTCCCTGAACCGCTACCTGGACGGCGAGTTCTGGAGCCTTAAGAAAGAGCTCCACAGGGTCCTGGGCGGCTGCCCGCTCTTCCGCCACAGGTATCGCGCGCCGCTGCCGGCGTCTGGCCGCATCCCCTCGGTCACCGCGCACCCCTGGGTATACCGCCCGGGGCGCTCTGGACCAGGTCCAGGAGGCATCCCCTTACCCTGTGCAGATGACAGGCTCTCCCCGCCAGAGGTGTGCGCACTGCACACCACCGCCGCCGACTTCACGGGGCCGCAGGGAGGGTGGCCGCCGCCAGCCCAACTCCCTCCTACGCGAGAGTGGGGGTGAAGGGGTGGGCCCAAAGCGGCAGGCGTGGTGCTCTGCTGAGAATCTTGGCTGGAAGGCTTGGCTCTGCTTCTAGACCTCAGTGGTTTGAATGTCCGCCCCTCGTGTCCCACCCTGGGTGGTGGGAGAAGGGGCCGCAAAACTGTGATGTGGTCGGTATGGATGGCGCCCAGAGCCATCTTTCCGCGGGGTCCGGAACAGGTGCGCGGGACCAGGTGCGCGGGAACCTGCAGGACAGTGTAGGCCGCGGACATTTTCCTGGCACAGGGATGGACGGACCGGGCCTGCACAAGGCGTATGTGGGCGTCTGGGGGAGACAGGCTCCCAGGGGGCCCCGAAGAGCACAGGTGTGCGGAGTGGGCAACTGAACAGCAGCGGAGGTACTTTGGtttagatggggggggggggggggaagtccATGAGGTCATTTGAGGCCATGACTGCCCTgagaagtgggcagaggggctggTGCTTCTCAAGTTTACACATGGAGAGAAGGACTCAGTGGCCAGCAGTCAGGACCAGGACTCAGCACTTGTGTCCCACTGCAGGTTCTTTCTCCTGTGCTCTGCGGGGCAGCTGATCCCTTTTCAAGCAGTATGAAAAGCCCACTCTTAGAACCAAGCTCTGGAGGTTTAGCTTAAGGAAGCCCTTAAAAAATGCCAGTATGTTTCGAAGGCGGACTAACTAGTTAGCTTGTGCCCAGCCAGCCCACCTTTAGCTTATCTCTTAAGAATGAGGTGggctcagagagaaagagatgccTTGTCCTTGCTGGAGAAGTCGGGGTTCCTGCACTGGAAGGGGGTGGATTTAGGGAAGGTGAAAAGTGAGATGAGTAAGACCTTTTTTGTGTCCTGGAGTGTCTTCTCAgtatctctttgtctctctttcataaatagtTATTTATGTcatggttctcaaagtatggtccagGGGTGCCCAAGACCATTTAAAGAGATTCAAAGTTAAAACCAATTTTGTAATAGTACTAAGATGTTACTGGCTTTTCATTCCCATTTGCTCTCAAAGTGGTGGCTCTCAGAGACTACATGAAATCTAATATCTCAATAGATTAGGTATAGAAGCAGATATAAGAATCCAGCTATCTTCTATTAATCCCTACCATTAAAGGGATTTGTAAAAATGCAGAACAATGCAACTTTTATTACTAAATTTGGGAGAGGGTTTGGAAAATATagctttttcattaaaaacttaATGAGTTTATTAGTTACTTTCAgatgatttaatatatattcaaatttgtGGTCATACtttctaatatggtaaatatcAGTCAATATTTGTGGGcttcaataatatttttgaatttatttttttctagagcagttttaggtttacaacaaaattgaaagagaggtacagagattttctatcttcctcctgcccccacataTGTGTAgtctcccccattatcaacatcaccTACcagaatgatacatttttttctttaaccaagATTGAATATCATCATCATCCCAAGTCTGTAGTTTCTGTTGGGCTCATTCGTAATGttatacattctgtgggtttggacaaatatataataacatgcATACATCATTATGGTGTATTATACAGCGTATTTTCACTGCCATAAATATCCTTTGTGCTTTGCCTATTCATCTCTCCCCACATTCcacccctggcaatcactgaCCTTTTTATTCCatagtttttgccttttccagaatgtcatatggcTAAGTCATACATTATATAGTTTTTTCAAATtagattctttcatttaataatatgCATTGAAGCTCCCTCCATGCCTTTTGATGGCTTggtaactcatttctttttagtgctgaataacaGTTCATTGTCTGGATGGGCCACAGTTTATTTATAtgttcacctactgaagggcatcttggctgcttccaagttttggcagctATGAATAAAGCTATTAGAAACGTCTGTGTCCAGGATTTTGTGTGGCGGCCTCAGCAGTTTTGCAGAGGGCAAAGAGGTCCTTTTCATCATACTCAGTTCTGCTACAGCCCTGCCTACACATCTCGACACATATCTGTTCATGTGTTCCTCAGTCTTCTCAGTGTAGTTCCTGGGCTCTCATCTCTTTGCCTTTTTCAGTTTAGGGAACTGCAGTTTAAAATATGGAATAGAATTCTATTCTCTTCTAACTCCTGACTTGGGACAAGTAGAAGGGACTTCCTTGTAAACTGCACAGCCTGCTTAGGGATCAAGGGAAAGGCAGACCAGCAGGTTAGAAAGTGAGCAGGCAGCTCATTTGCCATACGATCATCATCAAGTGATACTGCTGCCTTACTGAGCTGACATTTGCTCATCCACAGAATGGGGATAAGGTCTGTGCTGCTAGGTCTTTATGCTACAGAGATGAGGAACTGATGAATGGGTATTCAGTGACAGATGCTGACTGCGTGTGACACCAActtccctcccctaccccccaaaaagccacacacacacacacacacccctaaaaaagaaaaagattaaaaactccATTATCTTAACAAACACTTTTCCATTCTTTCCAGTTCCTGTTCATTGACGTCATAGTTTCGGAGTTGTAATAAGAGCATAGACTaaatttcatattgttttcccCAAGTGATTCAAGATTCTGATACCTATTTGAAAGGTCACATTGTACCATCAGGTTTGATGTTATCATGTGTAAGAAGACAGTGATCCTGATTTCTTGATGTTTCAACATTCTGCCAGAGTAGAATGCTCCACAGgaggccagaaataaaccttcTCCATTCACTGATTCACTGAGGCAACATTGCCTCTCTGGTCTCCCATGGCTagtcccccaccccaggcctttgaagttaaaatgagtgttggggtggggtggggtttgTGGCCATGAGGTTCAGTAAGTGCCGCGTGTGTACAACGGGAAGTTTGTACAGGGTCAGGCTCTCCCAGGACACAAGAGGCCACGAAACCGTTTTCTTCCAAAAGAACAGAGGTTGTGTAATATCCTATGTGTATGATGACTACCTTCTTCAGCTCAAGGGTTCACCTTGCATGCTCTGCTCCCAGACATGGTATGAGCACAGCCCAGGCTCCCCTCCTAAGGAATGGCTTGCCCTCTCTCCCGAAGTCTGGCTTGCCAGGCTGAGTCCCCTGTTCCACTCCATTAGAGAGTCCCCCAGGCTCTGGGATTGCCCTGGTTGCTGAGGGCCATGGGACAACATGCT comes from Mustela nigripes isolate SB6536 chromosome 7, MUSNIG.SB6536, whole genome shotgun sequence and encodes:
- the LOC132021345 gene encoding uncharacterized protein LOC132021345 isoform X1, with the translated sequence MSAAYTVLQVPAHLVPRTCSGPRGKMALGAIHTDHITVLRPLLPPPRVGHEGRTFKPLRSRSRAKPSSQDSQQSTTPAALGPPLHPHSRVGGSWAGGGHPPCGPVKSAAVVCSAHTSGGESLSSAQGEWRSRLSVSWGLCGKLLQTEWLKTTQMFWRSEVKHGSYRTEIKVPKAASWKGHMYLPLMICWPMQFTPDSVGEGKYPESQYPK
- the LOC132021345 gene encoding uncharacterized protein LOC132021345 isoform X2, translating into MSAAYTVLQVPAHLVPRTCSGPRGKMALGAIHTDHITVLRPLLPPPRVGHEGRTFKPLRSRSRAKPSSQDSQQSTTPAALGPPLHPHSRVGGSWAGGGHPPCGPVKSAAVVCSAHTSGGESLSSAQGEWRSRLSVSWGLCGKLLQTEWLKTTQMFWRSEVKHGSYRTEIKIPIDRRAPTVCLHRFLKLPVGKDTCTFHS